Proteins found in one Kangiella sediminilitoris genomic segment:
- the uup gene encoding ATP-binding cassette ATPase Uup: MPLVTLQQVEVSYGGAPLLDKVDFVIEPGERVCIIGRNGVGKSTLLKVINQEITPEDGGLRFQEGIKVAKLTQEVPHGTKGTVFQVISSGLGQVGELLQQFHQLSVNTDEKSLEKLARVQQKIEAEDGWAMDQRVQSVVDRLGLSSEASFEELSGGMKRRVLLAQALVEQPDILLLDEPTNHLDIDSIEWLEGFLKAYTGSILFITHDRRFLKSLATRIVEIDRGQLTSWPGDYDNYLRRKEERLAAEEKQNQEFDKKLAQEEAWIRQGIKARRTRNEGRVRRLQAARKERAERRNLIGNVDMKAQIAEMSGKKVIEATSLHKSYQQRVLVDDFSTLIMRGDKIGIVGPNGCGKSTLIKMLLGEEEPDKGAVKLGTKLEVAYFDQHRAQLDESLSAMDNVSDGKDMMTINGKPRHVISYLQDFLFTPERARAPITALSGGERNRLLLAKILAKPSNLLILDEPTNDLDIETLELLEDMLAGYEGTMLLVSHDRDFINNVVTSTIVFEGEGKVREYIGGYDDWLRQRPQSRGAGSASSKTGSKSESKPKPRKKSAKLSYKDQRELDQLPADIAQLEDDIEQLQAKMASPEFYQQPSDDIAEVNSQLAQLEASLEQRFERWEELEAMKDALHND, from the coding sequence ATGCCTTTAGTTACCTTACAACAAGTTGAAGTCAGTTATGGTGGTGCGCCATTACTGGATAAGGTTGATTTTGTTATCGAACCCGGCGAAAGGGTTTGCATCATTGGTCGAAATGGAGTCGGCAAATCAACGCTACTAAAAGTGATAAATCAGGAAATCACACCTGAAGATGGTGGGCTGCGATTTCAGGAAGGGATTAAAGTCGCCAAACTTACGCAGGAGGTTCCTCACGGAACCAAAGGCACTGTCTTTCAGGTGATTTCTTCCGGTTTAGGACAGGTAGGCGAGCTGCTTCAGCAGTTTCATCAATTAAGTGTTAATACCGACGAAAAGTCATTAGAGAAACTTGCTCGTGTTCAGCAAAAGATTGAAGCTGAAGATGGTTGGGCCATGGATCAGAGAGTACAATCCGTTGTCGATCGTCTTGGGCTTAGTTCAGAGGCAAGCTTTGAGGAACTTTCGGGCGGTATGAAGCGCCGGGTATTATTGGCGCAGGCTCTGGTCGAACAGCCTGATATATTGTTACTTGATGAGCCAACCAACCACCTGGATATTGATTCTATCGAATGGTTAGAAGGTTTTTTGAAAGCCTATACTGGCAGTATCCTGTTTATTACTCACGATAGACGCTTCTTAAAAAGTCTGGCTACCCGAATTGTAGAAATTGACCGTGGACAGCTAACCTCATGGCCCGGTGATTACGACAATTATTTGCGCAGAAAAGAGGAGCGCCTGGCTGCAGAGGAAAAGCAAAATCAGGAGTTTGATAAAAAACTAGCGCAGGAAGAAGCATGGATTCGTCAAGGCATTAAAGCTCGACGTACCCGTAATGAGGGGCGGGTGAGACGCCTTCAGGCAGCTCGCAAGGAACGTGCTGAACGACGTAATTTAATCGGTAACGTTGATATGAAGGCGCAAATAGCCGAAATGTCAGGCAAGAAAGTGATTGAGGCAACGAGTCTGCATAAAAGCTACCAGCAGAGAGTTTTAGTCGATGACTTTTCTACCCTAATCATGCGCGGAGACAAAATTGGTATTGTTGGGCCGAATGGTTGCGGTAAATCTACCCTGATTAAGATGTTGCTGGGTGAAGAGGAGCCAGACAAAGGAGCCGTAAAGCTCGGTACTAAGCTGGAAGTGGCGTATTTTGATCAGCATAGGGCGCAACTGGATGAGTCACTTTCGGCAATGGATAACGTATCTGACGGGAAAGATATGATGACTATTAATGGTAAGCCGCGTCATGTCATCAGTTATTTGCAAGACTTCTTGTTTACTCCCGAAAGAGCTCGGGCGCCGATAACGGCATTGTCTGGTGGTGAGCGTAACCGGTTATTGCTGGCGAAAATCCTGGCCAAGCCTTCAAATCTGCTGATCCTGGATGAGCCTACAAATGATCTGGATATCGAAACTCTGGAGTTGCTCGAGGATATGCTGGCTGGTTACGAAGGAACTATGCTGCTGGTTTCTCATGACCGTGACTTCATAAATAATGTGGTAACCAGTACGATCGTTTTTGAGGGTGAAGGCAAGGTTAGGGAATATATCGGTGGCTATGATGACTGGTTGCGGCAACGGCCCCAGTCCAGGGGAGCTGGATCCGCATCGAGCAAGACTGGTAGCAAAAGCGAGTCAAAGCCTAAACCTAGGAAAAAATCTGCTAAACTAAGTTATAAAGACCAGCGGGAGCTGGATCAGTTACCTGCGGATATCGCTCAGCTTGAGGATGATATTGAGCAATTACAGGCTAAGATGGCATCTCCTGAGTTTTATCAACAGCCCAGTGACGATATAGCAGAAGTAAACAGTCAGCTCGCACAGCTTGAAGCCAGCCTTGAGCAGCGTTTTGAGAGGTGGGAAGAATTAGAGGCGATGAAAGACGCTTTGCATAACGATTAG